The sequence GCTGTCGCAACTCTCGAGCGCCCAGGACGAAGCGACCCGCGCCAAACTCCAGAAGCAGCTCGACGAAGAGCGGGAGAAAGCAGCGGCAGCGAAGAAGGGTGTCGGCGGTCCGAGGCCCGCGGGTGGCGGTGGTCCGTCCCCGACATGCAAGTGCGCACCTGGCGATCCGCTCTGTAGCTGTCTCTGAAAGCAGGCATGGGGGGCTCGCGCCTCACCCCCTAACCCCCTCTCCCCACGCGCCTACGGCGCGGCGGAGAGGGGGAACTAGCTGCTCTGCCCCCCATACCCCCCGATTTGCCCTTGTTCCAATTGGGGCGGCGCTTTAGGACCCTCCCATCGTGACTCCTGACCGCATAGCTGCACGGCAGCGTCTGGTTTTTCCGCTCGACTACGCGTCGCTCGACGAAGCACGCGAAGGCGCTCGCACCGTCGCGCCGCACGTCGGCGTGCTCAAGGTGGGCCTCGAGTTGTTCATGCGCGAAGGACCAGCATCCATCGCGGTTTGTCATGACCGCGGCCTTGACGTGTTTCTCGATCTGAAACTGCACGACATCCCGGAAACCGTAGGCCGCGCAGTGAAAGCCGCCGCATCGCTCGGGATCCGATACCTCACCGTTCACGCCCACGGCGGTCACGCAATGCTCGCTCGAGCCGCCGAAGAGGCCTCACGCGCGAGCACGCCACTCACCATCCTCGCCGTGACCGTGTTGACGTCACTCGATGCGGCGGATCTCGCCGCCGTTGGGATCGACGCAACGCCCGCCGTACAGGTCGAACGCGTCGCGCGTGTTGCGTGGAACGCGGGCATTCGAGGGTTTGTCGCGTCGGCTGCAGAAGCGACGAACCTGCGCCAAACCCTCGGCCCAGACGCACTGCTCGTCACGCCGGGAATCCGCCCTGCTGGAAGCGAAAGCGGCGATCAGAAACGAGTCGTCACGCCCGCAGACGCGATTGCCAAAGGTGCCGACCTGCTCGTCGTCGGACGGCCGATACGTGATGCGGCCGATCCGTGTGAAGCTGCCCGTATGGTCGTGCTGGAAATTGAAACTGCACTCGAGGCTCGAACGTCGTGAGTCGTGTGATCTTCGGCGTTCAACCCGTCCGTGAAGCCATTCGCGTGCATGGCAGCGCGATCGAACGCGTGGTCATCGAACACAAGCCGAACCCCAAGCTCCAAGCGCTCGGGAGGTTCGCCGAAGGACGCGGGATACGCGTCGAATCGGCGCCAAGAGGCGAGCTCGATCGAGCCGCTGGTGCTGGACGACATCAAGGCGTGCTCGCCGTAGCGCCGGAGCTCGTGCTGCGAAACCTAGCGGACGTCCCGATTGTCCCGACAAGCATCTTCGTGGCGCTCGACGGCATCATGGATCCGCAAAACTTTGGTGCGATCGTACGAAGTGCCGTCGCGCTTGGAACGTCCGCGATCGTGTGGCCCGAACACAGCTCCGCACCGCTCTCACCGGCGATGTTTCGCGCATCCGCAGGGGCGATCGAACACGCAGTGCTGTGCCGCGTGCACGCCCTGCCCCAAGCAATGCACGACTTGGGCCAGCGGGGTTTGACCGTGATCGGCCTCGATGCGCAAGGGCCCACCGAGCTTGGGGCGCTCGATCTTCGGGGTCCCGTGGCGGTCGTGATCGGCGCCGAGGACAAAGGCGCGCGGCGGAGCGTCTTGCGCGCTTGTCATCACGTCGCGCGTTTGCCGATGGCAGGACCCATCAGCTCGCTCAACGCGTCGGTCGCAAGCGCACTCGCGCTCTACGAGATACTGCGGCAACGACAAACGGAGTGATGCCGACGCCAAGGATTTGGCCCGCGCGCGTCCTTCTTGCGATGCTGATCCTGACAGAGCGGTTCGAAGCGCAGCCCGCACGTGGCTCGGCGTAGCGGCATTGCTTTGCGCGCACCGCATGACGATCCGAATCCCAAGTTCGGACACTCGACGTCCACCTTTTCGGCGATCGAGACGGCTCTCGACTTGTCAACAAGATCCCGCTTACACAGATCGATATATCAATTATTTCAATCATTTAAACTATATCTTCATACCTTTTGGTTGAAGAACGAATTCATCTGAACACGCTTCCAGCAGTCGCTCGTTGTCGTTCCATTCAGTGGATCGCTTCGCGACCCGCGCAAGTGCTCCGAAATGTTGATCAATTTCGCGCACTTAGATCATCACCTCCGAGACGCCACTCGCACTTGGAGCAAATCGTTCAGGTACCGCTTGAAGGGCCCCCCTCACGCGGGCAAACGCGCGACGTGCCGTCGTTTTTCCCGCGGAACCGGTCGAAGCGAGATGGAGCACATGCGGTTCGTGAGGACAAACCTCACACGCGCAGTCCTTCAATAAGTGCTCAATAAGTACTCGGTGCTGCCGCTCGCTCGACGCTTGTTCAGGTCATCCCAGCGTGCGTCGCGGCACGTGCAAGCACGCGCTCCCACCGCACGAGCGCTTCGCGAATGTCGTCCGGTGTCGTGTCTTCACCCAGCGACACGCGCACGGCAGACAGAGCACGCTCGCGCCCGACCATCGCTTCGAGCACCGGTGATGGCTCGGCCGTTCCCGCACTGCACGCGGAGCCGCTCGACACGGCCACGCCTTCCAGATCGAGCGCCGCGCAAAGCTCGGGACCAAGCCACCCGCGGAACGACACGTTCGTCACGTGAGGCGCTCGTTCACCGTCACCATTCCTGAACGTTGCAACGCCCGCAGCCTCGCCGATCCGAGCAAGGTCCGCCTCGAGCTGATCGCGCAGCGGTGCGATCGCGGCGTAACGCTGCGGCATGTCGAGCGCTCGATCCGCAGCCACGGCAAACCCTGCACACGTCACGGGATCTTGCG is a genomic window of Polyangiaceae bacterium containing:
- the pyrF gene encoding orotidine-5'-phosphate decarboxylase, whose product is MVTPDRIAARQRLVFPLDYASLDEAREGARTVAPHVGVLKVGLELFMREGPASIAVCHDRGLDVFLDLKLHDIPETVGRAVKAAASLGIRYLTVHAHGGHAMLARAAEEASRASTPLTILAVTVLTSLDAADLAAVGIDATPAVQVERVARVAWNAGIRGFVASAAEATNLRQTLGPDALLVTPGIRPAGSESGDQKRVVTPADAIAKGADLLVVGRPIRDAADPCEAARMVVLEIETALEARTS
- the rlmB gene encoding 23S rRNA (guanosine(2251)-2'-O)-methyltransferase RlmB — protein: MSRVIFGVQPVREAIRVHGSAIERVVIEHKPNPKLQALGRFAEGRGIRVESAPRGELDRAAGAGRHQGVLAVAPELVLRNLADVPIVPTSIFVALDGIMDPQNFGAIVRSAVALGTSAIVWPEHSSAPLSPAMFRASAGAIEHAVLCRVHALPQAMHDLGQRGLTVIGLDAQGPTELGALDLRGPVAVVIGAEDKGARRSVLRACHHVARLPMAGPISSLNASVASALALYEILRQRQTE